In the Thermomicrobiales bacterium genome, GGAGTTGCTGAAGCTGCTGGCGGCGAATGTCCGCACGCCCGAACCGGTGCTTGGCGACATCCACGCCCAGGTTGCCGGGAACGATGTCGGCGGCCGGCGATTGATCGAGTTCATGGATGAGTTTGCTCTTGAATCGCTTGAGCCGTTGGCTGACGCAATTATCGATCGGTCTGAACGAGCCATGCGCGCCGCCATCGCCGCGCTACCCGACGGCGAATGGCGCAACATTGTCTACTCCGATGGCTACGAAGAGCCTGTCCGGCTGGAGGTGACGCTGACCAAGCTCGGCGACGAAATCTGGGTCGACTGGGCCGGCTCCAGCCCGGAGAGCACCCGTGGCATCAACGTCGTCCTCAATTACACCCACGCCTACACGACGTATGCCCTGAAGTGTGCGCTAGCGCCGGAGGTGCCGAACAACGAGGGGTCGTTCCGGCCAGTCCATGTCTCCGCCCCGCCAGGGTCGATCCTCAACGCCCAGCCCCCGGCCGCGGTTGGCGCGCGTCATATCATCGGCCACTTCCTGCCCGGCGCGATCTTCGGCGCGCTGGCGCAGATCATCCCCGAGCGGGTGATGGCCGAGGGCGCGGCCAACATCTGGAACATCCAGCTCACTGGCAAGGATGACGACGGCCGACTCTGGACCTACGTCTGGTTCTCGACTGGCGGCACCGGCGCCCGGCCAACCAGCGATGGCATCAGCGCTGCCGCATTCCCCAGCGGCATCTCCGGCGTCCCGTCCGAGGTTATCGAAAGCCTTGCGCCGGTCATCATCCACCGTCGCGAGCTGCGCCAGGATTCCGGCGGTGCCGGAAAATATCGCGGCGGGCTCGGCCAGACGCTTGAGTTCTCGGTCCGGACCAGACACCCGTACACGTTTTCGCCCCTCTTCGACCGCGTCCATTTCGCTGCCCAGGGCGCCGATGGCGGGCATCCCGGTGCGCTGGCGAGGATCACGACCTCGTCTGGCGAGGAGCTGGACCGCAAGGGCGCTCGCGAGCTGCCGGCCGGCGCGCACGTCACGCTCGAACTCCCCGGCGGCGGCGGCTACGGGAACCCGCGCGACCGCGACCCGGCCGCCGTCCACGACGATATCCGTGAGGGACTTGTCTCGGCGAGCGAGGCCCGGTCGGCATATGGCATCGATCCGGAACCCGGCGATTGATTCCAGTATTGAATCCAGCCGCGCTTCAATGCATCCATTCTTTCATCACCCGACGTTAACTGGGTATGAGGGGAAGCGGGCATCTCGGAGTCGCTGACGCCAGAGTTGTCAGGTAGCAGCGACGCGGGCTGGAGGAGACGATCCCACGGTTCAGGAAACGGACGTTGGCGCGACGACTGCGGCTCTCGGGCAACCGGCGGCCCGGCTCGTCGTTGCGTGCGTGCTTCGCGGCCATCGATCGATCCGACCAGCCTTCCTCTCGAGACGACTCGGCGTCTGGCCAATGGTGGCCGGCGTGATGGTCCGGATGAAGGAGGAGACAGCGTGAGTCAACCCGAACACGGATTCGACGCGCTCCGCGAGGAGGTTCTCGCGGGTAAGTTGGATCGACGGCAGGTTCTCAAGCGTGGCGCGATGCTCGGCCTGAGCGCGCCGGTGATCGCCGGCTTGCTGGCCGCCTGCGGCGGCAGCGAGAAGGCGACATCAACTCCAGCAGCGGCGGCGACGACCGCGCCGGGCGGCGAGGCGACCAAGCCGGCCGAGAGCAGCCCAACGGCTGCCAGCGGCGCCACTGAACCCGCAGGCGCCAGTCCGACGGCAGCCGAAGCCAAGCCGACCGAAGCGCCCGTCGGCGAGCGTGGTGGCGGCGGGAATCTGCGCCTCCTTTACTGGCAGGCGCCGGTCATCCTCAACGTCCACCTGGCGAATGGCACCAAGGACTACCACGCGTGCCGAGTCTGCATGGAGCCTCTGGCCGACTGGGATATCGAGGAGAAGCCGGTTCTCTTCCTGGCAGCCGAGTTCCCCTCGGTCGAAAACAAGACCCTCGCCCCTGACGGCACCTGGTGCATCTGGAAGCTCCGCGAGGGTGTCAAGTGGCACGATGGCGAAGACTTCGATGCCGACGACGTCGTCTTCACCTACGAGTACGTCACCAACACGGAAAACGCGACAACGACGATCGGCCGCTATCAGACGATCAAGACCGTCGAGAAGGTCGACAACTACACGATCAAGGTGACGTTCAAGGAGCCAACACCGGCCTGGTATGACCCGTTCACGACAACTGAGGGCTGCATCCTGCCGGAGCATATCTTCAAGGACTACCAGGGCTCGGAATCACGCAACGCCCCGGCGAACCTGAAGATCACCGGCACCGGCCCATTCAAGGTGCGGGAGTTCCGACCTGGCGACGTCTGCCTCTACGATCTGTTCGAGGACTACTGGGACCCGGGCAAGCCACACCTCGACTCGGTCGAGATGAAGGGTGGCGGCGACTCGGCCGGCGCTGCGCGGGCGGTGCTGCAGACCGGCGAGGGCGACTGGGCCTGGAACATCCAGGTCGAGCCGTCGGTGCTCGCTCCGATGGAAAAAGCCGGGTTCGGCAAGCTCGACGCGCTGCCGGGTGGCGGCACCGAGCGGCTGATGATCAACTTCTCGGACCCGAACACCGAGGTCGATGGCCAGAAATCGCACTTCGGCACGCCACACCCGATCTGGAGCGACGTGCGGGCGCGTCAGGCGCTCGCCTACCTCTGCGACCGAGGGACGATCGCCGAGCAGCTGTACGGCAAGGGCGGCGTGGCGGCGACGAACCAGTTCGACGTGCCGGCCAAGTTCACCAACAAGGAGCTGACGGCCGAGTTCAACATCGACAAGGCGAAGGCATTGCTCGATGAGATGGGCTTCAAGGGCGGCGACATCCTGTATCAAACGACGATCAACACGGTGCGTCAGAAGACACAGGAGATCATCAAGCAGGCGATGGAGTCGGTCGGGTTCAAGGTCCAGCTGAAGAGCATCGACTCGGCCGTCTACTTCTCGACGGATCAGGGCAGCCCGGACACGTCGGGCAAGTTCAACGCCGACCTTGAGATGCACACCAACGGCTCCGATCTCTATCCCGCAACCTGGTTCGAGCGTTATCGCACTGACCAGATCGCCCAGAAGGAGAACGGCTGGGCCGGATCCAACTACTTCCGCTACTCGAACCCCGAGTACGACAAGATGCACGACCAGTGCCGAGTCGAGATGGATCCGGACAAGCAGATCACGCTGTTCCAGGCCATGATGAAGCTGGTCACCGAGACCGATGCCGTCGAGGTGCCGCTGGTCAACCGGACCGGCCTGTCGGCGATGAGCAACAAGATCGAGGGTCGCGTCGGCTCGCCATGGGCCGCAGACCCGCCGTGGGAGCTCAGAGACTGGACCCTCAAGGGCTAAGTCTCAGGGAAGACAATCAGTTCGGCATAACGAGAGGCGGGCATTCTGCTCGCCTCTCGTTGCGTCTCTCGCTCGATGCATCCAGTCACTGCCGGCCGGCGTATACCACGTAACGGGCGCACGGCTTTGCGAGTATGTTGTCGCAAGGATCGTGACTCCGTACAATTCCGCAACTCCCATATCCGGATAGCCCCGGCTCGGTCATTTCGTCGCTCTGCGATGCGAAGGATCAGCCGGCGCGAGGTGGCTCGTTGACCGTTTCGGCAGGCGTGGCGTGAACCTGTTCGCGGCGATCGGCAGTACCCGCATATCCGTATTGGGAGCTTCTGGGACCGGTGCGATGTGCGCCGGTTGTCTGGCCGGGTTTCGTGGAGGGCGACCGACTGATGAGCGATTCATCGAATGGGTTCGATCGGCTAGAGGCCGACGTGCTGGCCGGCCGTCTGGATCGGCGGCAGGTCCTCAAGCGTGGGGCGATGCTCGGCTTGAGCGCGCCGGTGATTGCGGGACTGCTGGCTGCCTGTGGAGGCAGCAGCGAGAAGGCGACGTCGACGCCAGCGGCGGTGGCGACGAAGCCGGCCGGTGGTGAGGCGACGAAGCCGGCGGAAGCGACCAAGCCGGCCGCGAGCAGCCCGACGGCGGCCGCAGCCAGCCCGACGGTAGCCGAAGCCAAGCCGACCGAAGCGCCCGTCGGCGAGCGTGGTGGCGGCGGGAATCTGCGCCTCCTTTACTGGCAGGCGCCGGTCATCCTCAACGTCCACCTGGCGAATGGCACCAAGGACTACCACGCCTGCCGCATCTGCATGGAGCCTCTGGCCGACTTCGATAGCGAGCTGGAGCCGGTTCTGTTTCTGGCGAGCGAATACCCCTCGGTTGCGAACAAGACGCTGGACCCGGATGGCAAGTGGTGCATCTGGAAGCTCCGCGAAGATGTCAAGTGGCACGATGGCGAAGCTTTCGACGCCGATGACGTCGTCTTCACCTTCCAGTACATCACCAACGGGGAGAATGCCGCGACCACGATCGGCCGCTACAAGACAGTCGATACTGTCGAAAAAGTCGACAACTACACGATCAAGGTGAACTTCAAGGAGTCAACGCCCGCGTGGTACGACCCGTTTACCACCACCGAGGGTTGTATCCTGCCGGAACATATCTACAAGGACTTCCAGGGCTCGGAATCGCGCAACGCCCCGGCGAACCTGAAGATCACCGGCACCGGCCCATTCAAGGTGCGGGAGTTCCGACCCGGCGACGTCTGCCTCTACGATATCTTCGAAGACTATTGGGACCCGGGCAAGCCGCACCTTGACTCGGTCGAGATGAAGGGCGGCGGCGATTCAGTCGGCGCTGCGCGGGCTGTGCTCCAGTCGGGTGAGGCGGACTGGGCCTGGAACCTGCAGGTCGAGCCGTCCGTGCTCAACCCGATGGAGGCGGCCGGCATTGGCACGGTCTCAGCACTGCCGGGCGGCGGCACCGAGCGGTTGATGATGAACTTCTCCGATCCGCGTACCGAGGTCGATGGACAGTTCTCGCACTTCGGCACGCCGCACCCGGCCTGGAGTGACGTGCGGGCGCGTCAGGCGCTCGCCTATCTCTGCGATCGCGCGACGATCGCAGAGCAGCTCTATGGCAAAGGCGGCCTCGCCGCGACGAACCAGTACGACGAGCCGGCCAAGTTCACCAACAAGGAGCTGACGGCCGAGTTCAACATCGACAAGGCCAAAGCGCTCCTCGGTGAGATGGGCTTCACCGGCGCTGAGATCCTCTACCAGACATCGATCAACTCCGTACGCCAGAAGACACAGGAGATCATCAAGCAGGCGATGGAGTCGGTCGGATTCAAGGTCCAGCTGAAGAGCGTTGACGCGGCGGTCTATTTCTCGACCGATGCCGGAAACCCGGACACGGCCGGTAAGTTCTACGCCGACCTGGAGATGCACACCAACGGGTCTGGAATCTACCCAGCCCAGTGGTTCGAGCGTTATCGCGGCGACCGGATCTCCCAGAAGGAAAATGGCTGGACGGGCAGCAATGCGTTCCGCTACTCGAACCCCGAATTCGACAAGATGCACGATCAGTGCCGGATCGAGATGGACCCCGACAAGCAGGTGACGCTGTTCCAGGCCATGATGAAGCTGGTCACCGAGACCGATGTCGTCGAGGTGCCGCTGGTCAATCGAACCGGTCTGTCGGCGAAGGGCAACAAGATCGAAGGCTACATCGGGTCGCCGTGGGCAGCGACTCCGCCCTGGGAGCTCAAGCACTGGACGCTTAAGGGCTAGCCGTCAGCGAGGCTCTATGACGCGCGGAGGGGGATGGGTGTATTGCCCAGCCCCCGCTGCGCGCGTATCCAGGATGCATCCGGCCCCGGCCGGATGACGTATATCGGCTATCGAGCCTGACCTTGCCGGACGTCGATGGGATGCATAGAATTCCGCGACTCCCGCATCTGGAAACGCGCGGGTCGATGCTTCTGCCCAGGGGTGGACATCGCCCGGCGCGAGGAGACGATCGACCGCGCTGGTGGTTGCGATAGCAGTCTGTCGTTGTCTGCCGTGGTGGAGCGTACCCGGTTTCGGGTGCTCGGTAGAGGAAGCAGCCGCATGATGCGGCGGCTATTGTGTGGCGCAGGGCTTAGAAAGGGCGACCGACTGATGAGCGATTCATCGAATGGGTTCGATCGGCTAGAGGCCGACGTGCTGGCCGGCCGTCTGGATCGGCGGCAGGTCCTCAAGCGTGGGGCGATGCTCGGTCTGAGCGCGCCGGTGATTGCGGGACTGCTGGCTGCCTGTGGAGGCAGCAGCGAGAAGGCGACGTCGACGCCAGCGGCGGTGGCGACGAAGCCGGCCGGTGGTGAGGCGACGAAGCCGGCGGAAGCGACCAAGCCGCCCGCGAGCAGCCCGACGGCGGCCGCAGCCAGCCCGACGGCAGCCGAAGCCAAGCCGACCGAGACCCAGCAAGCGGTTGGTCCAGCCGGCGGCGGCGGCCAACTTCGACTGCTCTGGTGGCAAGCGCCGACGATCATGAATCCCCACCTCTCGACTGGCACCAAAGACTTCGACGCCTCGCGCGTCGTCTACGAGCCGCTGGCCGACTTTGACTCCGATGGCAATGGCCTGCCCTCACTGGCCGTCGAAATGCCCACGCTTGAAAATGGCGGCGTCTCGAAAGACGGCCTTTCCGTGACCTGGAAGTTGCGCAAAGGCGTCAAATGGCACGACGGTACGCCATTCACCGCCGATGACGTCGTCTTCACCTGGCAGTACGCCTCGGACAAGGCAACCGCTGCTGTCACGATCGGCAACTTTGCCAACGTCGACAAAGTCGAATCCGTCGACGAGACGACTGTCAAGATTATCTTCAAGCAGCAGAATCCGGCCTGGTTCGATGTCTTCACCGGCCCGAACGGCATGATCCTGCCGAAGCATGTCTTCGGTGACTACGTTGGCGAGAAATCACGCGACGCCGCGGCGAATCTCAAGCCGATCGGCACTGGCCCGTTCAAGATCCGCGAGTTCCGACCGGGCGATGTCGCAATGTACGACATCTTCGAAGACTACTGGGACGCAGGCAAGCCGTTCTTCGATAGCGTCGAGCTCAAGGGTGGCGGCGACGCGCAAGGCGCGGCTCGAGCCGTTCTACAGTCGAACGAAGGGGACTGGGCCTGGAATGTCCAGGCGGAGCCATCCATCCTGAACCAGATGGCGCAGGGCGGTGTTGGCATTATTGTCTCCAACCCTGGCTCCAGCGCCGAGCGGATCATGATCAACTTCGCCGACCCGAACACAGAGGTCGATGGCGCGCGATCCGAGCCGAGCACTCAACACCCGATCTTCAAGAGCAAGGATGCGCGTAACGCGATCGCGCTCTCGATTCAGCGCGACGTGATCGCCAAGCAGCTCTATGGCGAGGGCTCGAGCGCCGAGCTGGGCAAGGCGTCCTCGAACAACCTCAACGCGCCAGGCCGTCTCGTCTCTCCCAACACGACCTGGGAGTACAACATTGACAAGGCCAAGCAGTTGCTGGCGAATGTGCCGGAGGCTGCCGGCTATAAGCTGCTCTACCAGACCTCGATCAACTCGGTGCGCCAGAAGACGCAGGAGATCGTCAAGCAGTCGCTCGAGCAGGTCGGCTTCGTCGTCGAGCTGAAGAGCGTCGATTCCGCGGTCTACTTCGCGTCCGACGCCGGCAATCCGGACACCTACCCGCACTTCTACGCCGATCTCGAGATGTACACCAACGGTCCGTCCAGCCCGTACCCGATCAGTTGGGCTGAGCGGTTCCGATCCGACGAGATCGCGGCAAAGGCCAACAGTTGGGCGGGCACCAACATCACGCGCTACAACAACCCGGAGTTCGACAAGCTCCACGACCAGGCGCGCGTCGAGATGGATCCGGCCAAGCAGGTCGATCTCTTCGTGGCGATGAACGACATGTCGGTCAACGACTTTGTCGAGGTGCCAATCGTCCACCGGGCCGGCGTCGCTTGCGCGTCGAAGACCCTGGCCGGATACAAGGGGACGATGTGGTCCAGCGACCTCTATGATCTCAAGAACTGGAAGCGCCAGTCCTGACCGGGTCGTCGGGTTTCCCTGGCCGGGGTG is a window encoding:
- a CDS encoding hydantoinase B/oxoprolinase family protein translates to MIDAITLEVMWNRLIAVVNEQAAALMRTSFTTIVRESGDLSAGVFDTRGNMIAQAVTGTPGHINAMATCIHHFLAVYPADTLRPGDVLITNDPQKTSGHLHDFTVITPVFSAPDVGREARLVGFFGNTCHVLDIGGRGLGTDARSVYEEGLFVPITKLYDAGVENRELLKLLAANVRTPEPVLGDIHAQVAGNDVGGRRLIEFMDEFALESLEPLADAIIDRSERAMRAAIAALPDGEWRNIVYSDGYEEPVRLEVTLTKLGDEIWVDWAGSSPESTRGINVVLNYTHAYTTYALKCALAPEVPNNEGSFRPVHVSAPPGSILNAQPPAAVGARHIIGHFLPGAIFGALAQIIPERVMAEGAANIWNIQLTGKDDDGRLWTYVWFSTGGTGARPTSDGISAAAFPSGISGVPSEVIESLAPVIIHRRELRQDSGGAGKYRGGLGQTLEFSVRTRHPYTFSPLFDRVHFAAQGADGGHPGALARITTSSGEELDRKGARELPAGAHVTLELPGGGGYGNPRDRDPAAVHDDIREGLVSASEARSAYGIDPEPGD
- a CDS encoding peptide ABC transporter substrate-binding protein, with translation MSQPEHGFDALREEVLAGKLDRRQVLKRGAMLGLSAPVIAGLLAACGGSEKATSTPAAAATTAPGGEATKPAESSPTAASGATEPAGASPTAAEAKPTEAPVGERGGGGNLRLLYWQAPVILNVHLANGTKDYHACRVCMEPLADWDIEEKPVLFLAAEFPSVENKTLAPDGTWCIWKLREGVKWHDGEDFDADDVVFTYEYVTNTENATTTIGRYQTIKTVEKVDNYTIKVTFKEPTPAWYDPFTTTEGCILPEHIFKDYQGSESRNAPANLKITGTGPFKVREFRPGDVCLYDLFEDYWDPGKPHLDSVEMKGGGDSAGAARAVLQTGEGDWAWNIQVEPSVLAPMEKAGFGKLDALPGGGTERLMINFSDPNTEVDGQKSHFGTPHPIWSDVRARQALAYLCDRGTIAEQLYGKGGVAATNQFDVPAKFTNKELTAEFNIDKAKALLDEMGFKGGDILYQTTINTVRQKTQEIIKQAMESVGFKVQLKSIDSAVYFSTDQGSPDTSGKFNADLEMHTNGSDLYPATWFERYRTDQIAQKENGWAGSNYFRYSNPEYDKMHDQCRVEMDPDKQITLFQAMMKLVTETDAVEVPLVNRTGLSAMSNKIEGRVGSPWAADPPWELRDWTLKG
- a CDS encoding peptide ABC transporter substrate-binding protein, translated to MSDSSNGFDRLEADVLAGRLDRRQVLKRGAMLGLSAPVIAGLLAACGGSSEKATSTPAAVATKPAGGEATKPAEATKPAASSPTAAAASPTVAEAKPTEAPVGERGGGGNLRLLYWQAPVILNVHLANGTKDYHACRICMEPLADFDSELEPVLFLASEYPSVANKTLDPDGKWCIWKLREDVKWHDGEAFDADDVVFTFQYITNGENAATTIGRYKTVDTVEKVDNYTIKVNFKESTPAWYDPFTTTEGCILPEHIYKDFQGSESRNAPANLKITGTGPFKVREFRPGDVCLYDIFEDYWDPGKPHLDSVEMKGGGDSVGAARAVLQSGEADWAWNLQVEPSVLNPMEAAGIGTVSALPGGGTERLMMNFSDPRTEVDGQFSHFGTPHPAWSDVRARQALAYLCDRATIAEQLYGKGGLAATNQYDEPAKFTNKELTAEFNIDKAKALLGEMGFTGAEILYQTSINSVRQKTQEIIKQAMESVGFKVQLKSVDAAVYFSTDAGNPDTAGKFYADLEMHTNGSGIYPAQWFERYRGDRISQKENGWTGSNAFRYSNPEFDKMHDQCRIEMDPDKQVTLFQAMMKLVTETDVVEVPLVNRTGLSAKGNKIEGYIGSPWAATPPWELKHWTLKG
- a CDS encoding peptide ABC transporter substrate-binding protein, which produces MSDSSNGFDRLEADVLAGRLDRRQVLKRGAMLGLSAPVIAGLLAACGGSSEKATSTPAAVATKPAGGEATKPAEATKPPASSPTAAAASPTAAEAKPTETQQAVGPAGGGGQLRLLWWQAPTIMNPHLSTGTKDFDASRVVYEPLADFDSDGNGLPSLAVEMPTLENGGVSKDGLSVTWKLRKGVKWHDGTPFTADDVVFTWQYASDKATAAVTIGNFANVDKVESVDETTVKIIFKQQNPAWFDVFTGPNGMILPKHVFGDYVGEKSRDAAANLKPIGTGPFKIREFRPGDVAMYDIFEDYWDAGKPFFDSVELKGGGDAQGAARAVLQSNEGDWAWNVQAEPSILNQMAQGGVGIIVSNPGSSAERIMINFADPNTEVDGARSEPSTQHPIFKSKDARNAIALSIQRDVIAKQLYGEGSSAELGKASSNNLNAPGRLVSPNTTWEYNIDKAKQLLANVPEAAGYKLLYQTSINSVRQKTQEIVKQSLEQVGFVVELKSVDSAVYFASDAGNPDTYPHFYADLEMYTNGPSSPYPISWAERFRSDEIAAKANSWAGTNITRYNNPEFDKLHDQARVEMDPAKQVDLFVAMNDMSVNDFVEVPIVHRAGVACASKTLAGYKGTMWSSDLYDLKNWKRQS